Proteins encoded together in one Ciona intestinalis unplaced genomic scaffold, KH HT000076.2, whole genome shotgun sequence window:
- the LOC445804 gene encoding uncharacterized protein LOC445804 — MSVCFDAHQHHVATIMNNDMTLLSGHKQTMFNQQSGSQDKWSSVSPNSPDKDIMEHLRKGTDFSCFASSNDVEFSSGVEGKENGSKGKSGGPFSPEDLFKPNQDENSTSTSEIFSMSSPESLSNFCNVKSAVAVARAAATLLESKSSEEENYDESLMNTGSSARSASPGTNDDLSDRDSNPEKDDMSKDIKDAVSQVLKGYDWTLVPMPVRMNGSQKTKPHVKRPMNAFMVWAQAARRKLADQYPHLHNAELSKTLGKLWRLLSETEKKPFVDEAERLRIKHKKDHPDYKYQPRRRKSSKTASGVGEGTQGAQNQSLKQQSGKVRKQDSQSSDECQGVQQALVANPISGKQQSKQQLSSHHSPQSVCHSPSNQSPPHQGSITNIYEVMHREQRGYHDSPDATVPCSPPTAINMDESKKPHSTLHSRNSSFGSKQQRGSSIDLTSECSSHSMHGVMDTNTQDIMAKPGFDVTEFEQYMPGACNPAVVRQHEEAFGYSCMGEPHAKQKRCNFTDTSQNMPSPVDCSVQQNPMFSPNKQGTPQYRPSSWVEGYETGVMTEASVSPNASMDQQFSQPENFSYDSVTSACSPLQSSSVTSQSGEFNTYSMNQSSPHSCAELPVKKEQISPIQQHFFPHVPPATRFQCSELHKAADVAPQPYQAYFDANIQRAPMEDTMVDQRADALYHHNAYDHSGPFPNMHGRFDACSAKQQEMNLDSPTRCSPDPPRPFEHAAYDSNITNPLQRRFSLPLIPQNQQQGGANPAYRHFGHSHNQSLASHYPKPNERQQLYSAPEGFSYPHNQHYNMAQQQQNWPLPSTSAEVFSPPH, encoded by the exons ATGTCAGTTTGTTTCGACGCACATCAACATCACGTCGCTACGATAATGAACAACGATATGACGCTTTTAAGTGGCCACAAACAAACCATGTTTAACCAGCAGTCAGGGAGCCAGGACAAATGGAGCAGCGTGTCGCCCAACTCACCTGACAAGGATATCATGGAGCATCTTAGAAAAGGAACAGATTTTTCATGTTTCGCCTCTTCAAATGATGTGGAATTTTCCTCCGGGGTGGAAGGGAAGGAAAATGGCTCAAAAGGCAAAAGCGGAGGACCGTTCTCTCCAGAAGACCTATTCAAACCAAACCAAGATGAAAACTCGACAAGCACGAGCGAGATTTTCTCGATGTCATCGCCAGAGAGCCTTAGCAATTTCTGTAATGTTAAATCCGCAGTCGCAGTAGCACGTGCTGCTGCCACGTTGCTGGAGTCCAAGTCCAGTGAAGAGGAAAATTACGACGAATCACTTATGAACACTGGCTCATCTGCAAGGTCCGCGAGCCCAGGAACGAACGATGACTTGTCCGACagggattcgaacccagagAAAGACGACATGTCGAAAGATATCAAGGACGCGGTCAGTCAAGTGCTCAAAGGATACGACTGGACCCTTGTCCCAATGCCAGTGCGAATGAACGGGTCACAGAAGACAAAACCTCATGTCAAGCGGCCAATGAATGCATTTATGGTGTGGGCACAG GCGGCCAGAAGAAAGTTAGCTGACCAGTATCCACACTTACACAACGCTGAACTCAGCAAAACACTCGGGAAACTTTGGAG GTTATTAAGTGAAACCGAGAAAAAGCCGTTTGTTGACGAGGCCGAACGACTTAGGATCAAACACAAAAAGGATCATCCTGACTACAAATATCAACCTCGTCGAAGGAAAAGCAGCAAAACCGCATCGGGGGTTGGCGAAGGCACCCAAGGTGCTCAAAATCAAAGCTTGAAGCAACAGAGCGGCAAAGTTAGGAAGCAAGACTCGCAAAGTTCGGACGAATGCCAAGGAGTACAGCAGGCACTGGTTGCCAACCCAATTTCAGGCAAACAGCAGTCTAAACAGCAACTGTCGAGCCACCATTCACCGCAGAGCGTCTGCCACTCACCCAGCAACCAGTCCCCACCACACCAAGGTTCTATCACCAACATATACGAAGTAATGCACAGAGAACAGCGTGGTTACCATGATTCTCCAGATGCAACTGTACCATGTTCACCACCGACTGCAATAAACATGGACGAGTCGAAAAAGCCGCACTCTACACTTCACTCCCGTAACAGCTCGTTCGGCTCTAAGCAACAGAGGGGTTCATCCATCGATTTGACGTCTGAGTGCTCGTCTCATTCCATGCACGGAGTGATGGACACCAACACACAAGATATAATGGCCAAACCTGGTTTTGATGTCACTGAGTTCGAACAGTACATGCCCGGTGCCTGTAACCCCGCAGTCGTACGTCAACATGAAGAGGCTTTCGGCTACTCTTGTATGGGTGAGCCTCACGCAAAACAAAAGAGATGCAATTTCACTGACACCTCCCAAAACATGCCAAGTCCAGTCGACTGTTCTGTGCAACAGAACCCCATGTTTTCCCCCAACAAACAAGGTACACCTCAGTACAGACCCAGTAGCTGGGTTGAAGGCTATGAAACTGGTGTGATGACGGAGGCCAGCGTTTCTCCGAACGCAAGCATGGACCAGCAGTTCAGTCAGCCAGAAAATTTTTCCTACGACAGCGTGACCTCAGCATGCTCACCGCTGCAAtcatcctctgtgacgtcacaatccgGAGAGTTTAACACGTACTCAATGAACCAAAGCTCCCCGCACTCGTGCGCTGAGTTGCCAGTTAAAAAGGAACAAATTTCACCGATTCAGCAGCACTTCTTCCCTCACGTTCCTCCAGCAACAAGATTCCAATGCTCTGAGCTGCATAAAGCAGCTGATGTTGCCCCACAGCCATACCAAGCGTATTTCGATGCTAATATACAGCGGGCACCGATGGAAGACACTATGGTGGACCAACGAGCTGACGCATTGTATCATCACAATGCTTATGACCACAGCGGTCCTTTCCCAAACATGCACGGTAGATTTGATGCTTGTAGCGCAAAGCAGCAAGAAATGAACCTTGATTCGCCGACCCGTTGCTCTCCGGACCCACCACGCCCTTTTGAACACGCAGCTTACGACTCAAATATCACTAATCCACTACAGCGCCGTTTTTCACTGCCCTTGATCCCACAGAACCAACAGCAAGGCGGAGCAAACCCAGCCTATAGACATTTTGGGCACAGCCATAATCAAAGCCTCGCCTCTCATTACCCAAAGCCAAACGAACGGCAGCAATTGTACTCTGCGCCTGAAGGTTTCTCCTACCCCCATAACCAGCACTATAACATGGCCCAGCAGCAGCAAAACTGGCCTTTACCGAGCACCAGTGCTGAGGTGTTTTCGCCGCCgcattaa
- the LOC445619 gene encoding guanine nucleotide-binding protein G(q) subunit alpha, translated as MRNSKPSLMSSLSACFSGSESSESKSISREIEQRLKEAKREAKTQVKLLVLGAAESGKSTFIKQMRIIHGTGYSHEELAGHIPLIYQNINFSIKTLATAMLELGIPYELEANKDFGEVSIELPRECENSLDTTRVLGIMLFWKDEGVQQCYLRRNEFHLLDSAAYYLNNLTRISSASYLPTLQDVLRSRRPTLGITEYLFKIDKFMFGIVDVGGQKSERRKWIHCFENITSIIFLAALSEYDQSIPEEEINQDARNNMTQLKQPSLNGRNNNQQKQRPMVRTQSSQNTAPGKKKLQRHFSSLHHGRSPKVAKELPPFPVIRRGSDENLAGEKGSNGKLELINRQKESCALFRAIVNCQWFKRTSVILFLNKTDVLEEKIQHSHMNDYFPEYDGPRHDATAAKFFILSQYQQNFGETKKSKRTLYSHFTCATDTENIKFVFKAIKDIILQTYLETYSLI; from the exons ATGCGGAATTCGAAGCCGAGCCTAATGTCGAGTTTATCGGCTTGCTTTTCCGGTTCCGAGTCTTCCGAGTCCAAGTCAATAAGCAGAGAAATAGAGCAGCGACTTAAAGAGGCGAAACGTGAAGCAAAAACTCAAGTAAAACTATTGGTGCTCGGGGCTGCTGAGAGCGGAAAGTccacttttataaaacag ATGCGGATTATACATGGGACTGGATACTCCCACGAAGAACTGGCAGGGCATATCCCCCTGATTTACCAGAACATTAACTTTTCTATCAAGACGCTAGCCACCGCTATGCTAGAATTGG GAATTCCTTATGAGCTGGAAGCTAACAAAGATTTCGGTGAAGTAAGCATAGAGTTGCCGAGGGAGTGCGAAAATAGTCTGGACACGACCCGGGTGCTTGGAATAATGCTGTTTTGGAAGGACGAAGGCGTACAGCAATGCTACTT GCGAAGAAACGAGTTTCATTTGCTGGATTCAGCTGCCTATTATCTCAACAATCTTACGCGGATTTCCAGCGCTTCCTACCTCCCAACACTACAG GATGTCCTTCGTTCCCGTCGACCAACGCTCGGCATCACGGAGTATCTTTTCAAGATTGATAAATTCATGTTTGGGATCGTTGATGTCGGAGGACAGAAGTCCGAGAGACGGAAATGGATTCATTGCTTTGAGAACATTACCTCAATTATTTTCCTTGCAGCTCTGAGCGA gtaTGACCAATCAATACCAGAGGAAGAAATTAACCAAGATGCAAGAAATAACATGACGCAACTGAAACAGCCAAGTCTGAACGGGAGAAATAACAACCAACAAAAACAGAGACCTATGGTTCGAACCCAGTCGAGTCAGAACACAGCTCCTGGCAAGAAAAAACTTCAGCGACACTTTTCTTCCCTTCACCACGGCCGTAGTCCTAAAGTAGCGAAAGAATTACCGCCTTTTCCAGTCATTCGACGCGGCTCGGACGAGAATTTGGCTGGCGAAAAGGGTAGTAACGGAAAACTGGAACTAATAAACCGACAGAAAGAAAGTTGCGCGCTTTTTCGAGCTATCGTCAACTGCCAATGGTTCAAGCGGACGTCGGTTATTCTATTCCTTAACAAGACCGACGTGCTGGAAGAAAAGATCCAACATTCCCACATGAATGATTACTTCCCAGAATACGATGGGCCGCGGCACGACGCTACAGCGGcgaaattctttattttatctcAGTATCAACAAAACTTCGGCGAGACAAAGAAatctaaaagaacgttgtaTTCCCACTTCACATGCGCCACTGACACTGAGAATATTAAGTTCGTTTTCAAAGCTATTAAGGACATAATCTTACAGACATATTTGGAAACATACAGCCTTATTTAG